GCGATGAAATTGGGCTTGGTCCAGGAATAGAAACGGGGCGGGGCCGCGAAGCTGATATTCGCGTCCGCGGGTGCCCCCGTCGTCGGCGTCAATGATCCTTCGGGCGATTGGTCGCGAAGGCGGCTTTCTGGGCGTCGGAAGCTTCGGTCTGGTGCTGGGCTTGCCATTCGGCGTAGGGCATGCCGTAGACGATCTCGCGCGACTGGTCCTTGGAAAGAGGAACGCCTTTGGCCTCGGCGGCCTCGCGGTACCAGTTGGACAGGCAGTTGCGGCAGAAGCCGGCAAGGTTCATCAGGTCGATATTCTGGACGTCTGTGCGCTCGCGCAGATGTTCGAGCAGTCGGCGGAAGGCTGCCGCTTCGAAGTCGCGTTTCTGTTCGTCGCTGAGGTCGTTCATCGTGGTGTCCTCGTCTTGGCGCGTCACAGCGGCCCGGTGCGCGAGCCGAACATCCTCACCGCCTGTATATCGGGTTGGCGGTTGACCACTTCAACGATCGGGGCCAGCCGCTCCGCCCAGGCGAGTGCGCCTTTCTGGTCGGCGATCAGGTCCTGGCGGATTTCGATGAGCGCATGGGCGAAGCCGTTGACGATAGCGTGCCGGAACATGGTGTCACCGCGCAGGGCGCCGTCATAGGGTTCGTTATCGCCGACCACGAGATCCTTGTCGGCCGCCAGCGCCTCGATGATCGGGCGCGGCGCGCGGTCGTCCAGGTCCCACAGGATGCCGGCATGCCAAGGACGCGTTCGGCCCTGCATAACGGGCGTGAAGGAATGGATGGAGAGGATGAACGGCGCCCGACCCGACGCCTCGGCCACCGAGGCGATCATAGCGGCGACGGCGTCGTGATAGGGGCGGTAGAAGCGCTCCAGCCGTCGCGCGCGCTCCTCGGCCGACATCGGATAGTTGCCGGGCACCACGGTGCCGTCATAAAGCTGGCGGATCAGCGTCGGGTCGTCCTCGCCACGGTTGGGATCGATCAGGAGCCGCGAGAAATTGGCGAGTATCGCCGGCGCGTTGACGAGAGCAGCCAGTTCGCGCGTCACCGCCTCGACGCCGATATCATAGGCGATGTGGCGTTCGAACTCCGCGGCTGGCAACCCAAGCGCGCCATATTCTTCCGGTAGATCGCGCCGCGCGTGGTCGGCCACCAGCACGATGCCGCGGCTACGGTCACCTTCTATCAGGTCGAACGGCGCAAAAACTGTGGATCGGGTCATGGCAGAGAGAAATCAAACGGTGGCGTTGCGGAGGAGGATGGTAGCGTGATCCCACGAAGCGGAAGTCCGCGCAATGCCGTTGTTTGGTCAAGGTTTTTGCGAAAAACTTTCCACGTCCGGCATGGCATGGGCCGGCTTGCCAATTAAATCGATTGGATTCACAGTGGGGGGCGCGTTGACATGCGCCCGGACATCTTCGAAAAGGGCGCCTGATCATGCAAGTTTCAATCAACCAGGGGGCACGAATGGCATCCGCCGGCCGGCAGCGTACGCGAAAGGGCCTCGCCCTCTTGCTGCCGCTGCTCGTGCTTCTCGCGGCGCCGCTGGTGATGGCATCCGAGGCCAGGGCCGATTTCAGGGTGTGCAACGCCACCCAGAACCTCGTCGGCGTCGGCATCGGCTATCGCGCCAAATCGGGCTGGATCACCGAAGGCTGGTGGCACATCGAAGGCTCGACCTGCAAGACGCTGATCGAGGGGCCGCTGTCATCGAGGTTTTATTATCTCTATGCAGAAGATGCCGAGCGCGGCGGCCGTTGGGATGGTCCGATCTCGATGTGCGTGGCCGAGAAGGAATTCAAGATCGCCGGCGTAACCGATTGCGTCGCCCGGGGCTTCCAACGCGCCGGATTCCAGGAATACGACACGGGCGAGCAGGCCAGCTGGATGGTCCAGTTGACCGAGCAGCCCACCACGGAGGGCGCGCCCGCCACTCCGGCAAGCAACGGTCAAAACAGTCAATGAGACGCAGCCGCAAGGTCAAGATCCTAGCCACCATCGGTCCGGCCTCCTCCGATGAGGCCATGCTGAAAAAGCTCTTCGAGGCAGGTGCGGATGTGTTCCGCATCAATATGAGCCATTCCGATCATGACCTGATGCGCACGCTCGTTGCTCGCGTCCGCTCGGTCGAGGCCGCAGTCGGTCGCCCGATCGGTATCCTGGCCGATCTACAGGGGCCGAAGTTGCGCGTCGGCAAATTCGCCAATGGCAAGGAAGAATTGACCGTCGGCCAGACCTTCACGCTGGACGACAATCCGGAGCTTGGCGACGCGACCCGGGTCCACCTGCCGCATCCCGAGATCCTGCGCTCCGTCGAGGTCGGCCACCGGCTGTTGATCGATGACGGCAAGGTCGAGCTGAAGGCGGTCAAGACCGACGGCCGTTCCATCGTCACCACGGTGGTGGTCGGCACCAAGATTTCCGACAAGAAGGGCGTGTCGTTGCCCGATACGGACTTGCCGGTCGGCGCGCTGACCGAGAAGGACCGCAGGGATCTCGACGCGGTGCTCGCCGCCGGCGTCGATTGGGTGGCGCTGTCCTTCATCCAGCGGCCGGAAGACCTGGCGGAAGCCCGCAAGATCGCGCGCGGCCGGGCGTTGCTGCTCTCCAAGATCGAGAAGCCGCAGGCCGTGGCGCGACTGGCAGAGATCATCGAATTGTCCGATGCGCTGATGGTGGCGCGCGGCGATCTCGGCGTCGAGATGCCGCTCGAAGCGGTGCCCGGCATCCAGAAGCAGATCACACGCGCGGCGCGGCGTGCCGGCAAGCCGGTCGTGGTGGCCACCCAGATGCTGGAATCGATGATTTCCGCGCCGGTGCCGACCCGCGCCGAGGTGTCCGACGTGGCGACCGCCGTGTTCGAAGGCGCGGACGCCATCATGCTTTCGGCCGAATCCGCCGCCGGTGCCTATCCGGTCGAAGCGGTGGCAACGATGAACCGCATCGCCGAACGCGTCGAGCGCGATCCGACCTATGCCGGCATCATCAATGCCCAGCGCTCGGAACCGGAAGCGACCGGTGCCGACGCCATTTCGCTGGCGGCGCGCGAGATCGCCGAAACGTTGAAACTGTCGGCGATCGTCACCTACACCGCATCCGGCACCACCGGCCTGCGCGCGGCGCGCGAGCGGCCGCAGGTGCCGATCATCGCGTTGTCGCCGATCCTGGCCACGGCGCGGCGGTTGTCGCTTTTGTGGGGCACGCATTGCGTGGTCTCGGAAGACGCCACCGATCTCGACGACATGGTCGAACGCGCCTGCCGCATCGCTTCGGAACAGGGTTTCGGCAAGGCGGGCGACCGCATCATCGTCACCGCCGGCGTGCCGCTGCGGACACCGGGTTCCACGAACATGCTGCGGATCGCCTATCTGGGTGCCGACGGGCAGAAGTGAGCGCTTGGTGAGCGGGCAATAATAAAGGGGCAGATTCTGCCCCGGCCCGCTTCGTCCTTACTATTCGCTAGTTCCTAGCGCCTCTCCCTCATATCGCTTCTCCAGCTAGGTCCTCGGACAGTTTCGACACCTGGTCCTGAGCGTTACGCAACATCGGATAGACGTCGAGCACCTTCTGCCAGGCGTCCAGCGCGGACTGCTTGCGGCCGGTCTCGGTCATGATCTGCGCCATGCCCGACAAGGCGCCGAAATGGCGCGGTTCGAGTTCCAGCGTCTTCTCGATGTCGGCCATCGACTTGGCGTAGTTCTTCATCAGGAAATGCGCTGTGGCGCGGCGGTTCCAACCCTCGGCATATTTGGGATCGAGTGTCACCACCTGGTCGAGAAAATCGAGGGCTACGTCGAATTTCTGATCCTCGATCGCCTTCTGCGACCATTGCATCATCAGGTCGATCGAGGCGCTGCCGGAGCGGTTCCATTCGGCCCAGATGCGGCCGGCGATGCGCTCGGCCGCCTTCGGATTGCGCTCATGCTTGAGATCGGAGAACAGCCGGTCGAGCCGCTGTTCGCGCGTCTGCGGCGCAGCGGTCTCCGTGGTGCTGTCGGCGGCAATGGCCGGCAGAACAGGAATCGAAAGAGAAAGCGCCGTGCAAACGGCGAAAAAAATCCGCATTCCCGGACTCTATCTCCGGGATGCCGGACGTCAAACTGAATCTGGTTTCGACATCAATGCGGCGCGCCTTGTTACAGGCGCGCTGGCAGGATCAGCCCTGACGCGCCTTGTAGCGCGGGGCAGTCTTGTTGATGATGTAGATGCGGCCCTTGCGACGAACCAGCTGGTTGTCCCGGTGACGCGCCTTGAGCGCCTTGAGCGAATTCTTGATCTTCATGGTCTTGCCCGTCGGTCTTAGCCCGGTTCCGGGCCTAATTTTTAAGGCGCGCCCGAAGACGCGCCCTGTCGGATCGGCTCAATACCGGGGTGCCCGGCTTATGTCAACCTTCGGCGCGTGCGTAAGCGACGATCAGTTGGCAAATGGACGGATGCGGGTGAAATGCCCCATCTTGCGACCGGGCCGCGCTTCTTCCTTGCCATAGAGGTGCAGCATGAGGCCGGGCTCGGCGAGCAAAGCCGGCACCTCGGCAACGTCGTCTCCGATCAGGTTTTGCATCACGCAATCGGAATGGCGCCCGGCATCGCCCAGCGGCTGGCCGGCAACGGCGCGGATATGCTGCTCGAACTGCGAAACCGTGCAGGCGGCCTCCGTCCAATGGCCGGAATTGTGCACGCGCGGCGCGATCTCGTTGGCCAGCAGTCCTCCGTCGGGCAGGACGAAGAACTCAATGCCGATCACGCCGACATAATCGAGCGCGCTGACGATGGCCATGGAGGCCTGCTTGGCCGCGTCGGCCGTGGCGACGGAGACGGAAGCAGGGACCGTCGAAGTGTGCAGAATGCCGTTACGGTGCACGTTTCGCGCCGGATCGAACACGACCAGAGAGCCGTCGAGACCGCGCGCGGCGATCATGGAAATCTCGAACTCGAAGGAAACCAGCGATTCCAGGATGAGCGGCACCCCACCCATGACCGCATAGAGGCCCTCGACCGGTTCGCCGCCGCGCAAAACGCGCTGGCCCTTGCCGTCATAGCCGAGGCGGCGGGTCTTCAGCACGCCGCTGCCGCCGAAGTCGGCCAGGGCCGCGGCAAGATCGGCATCGCTGTCGACAGCGTGGAAGGCGGCCGTGGCAACGCCGATGCCGTTCAGGAATTCCTTCTCGACGACGCGGTCCTGCGCCACCTGCAGCGCGCGCGCCGGCGGCCGCACCGGCCGGGTGGCGGCCAGCGCCTCGGCGGCGGTGACCGGCACATTCTCGAATTCATAGGTGATAACCGCGCAGGAGGCCGCAAGTTCGGCCAGCGCGGCGGCATCGTCATAGGCGGCGACGATCTGGCGATTGGCGACCTGGGCGGCCGGGCAATCCGGCTGCGGCTCGAGGATGATGGTGCGGTAGCCAAGCCGGGCCGCGGCCATCGCCAGCATGCGGCCGAGCTGGCCGCCGCCGATGATGCCGATGGCGGCGCCTACGGGAAGCGCTGCGCTCACGGCTGGTCCACCGGCACGACAGCGACCCTGGCGGTTTGGCCAGCACGCCAGCCGTCGAGCCGTTCGGCCAGGGCGGTGTCGTTGAGGGCAAGCACGGCTGCCGCGAGCAGCGCCGCGTTGGCGGCACCGGCCTTGCCGATGGCCAGGGTGCCGACCGGGATGCCCGCCGGCATCTGGACGATGGACAAAAGCGAGTCCTGGCCGGACAGCGCCTTCGATTCCACCGGCACGCCGAACACCGGCAGCGGGGTCATGGCGGCCGTCATGCCGGGCAGGTGGGCAGCACCGCCGGCGCCGGCGATGATCACCTTGAATCCGGCGGCCTTGGCGCCCTTAGCGAAATCATAGAGCCGGTCCGGAGTGCGATGGGCCGAAACGATCAGCGCCTTGTGCGGGATCTCCAGCACCTCCAATATCTCGGCGGCGTGACGCATGGTCGCCCAGTCGGACTGGCTGCCCATGATGATGGCGACTTCGGCTTTGTGCTGGGCCAAATTGCTCTCCCCGGCGGCAAAGTGGCGAGGTAGCCGAATTTGCCTTGCGGAGCAAGGATCGCGGTCGTTCTTCGGCGCGCTTCGTGCCTTATCCGCGGCGGAAAACTAACCGCGAACGTAGCAGGGATATTCGCTGCGCTGCCTGGAGGCGCGTTCCGGATCGATTTCGATGACCTGAAGCGGGTCTGACGGGTTAGTTACGGCCAGAAGGGCGCCATCCGGGGCGAAAGCAAAACCGGTGCCGCCAAAGACAGTGCCGTTCCGAGAACGGCCCACCCGGTTGGAGCTCACCACATAGCCTCCCGACACGATCGCAGCCATCTTACCTGCGGTGAGCCAGTTTTCCGTCGCCGTGCCCGCCGCGCGCGGGATGGCGATGAGGGAGGCGCCCTGACGTCCGTAGCTGCGCGCATGTTCGTTGAACATCGCGTCGGTGCACAACATCACACCAACGGTCAGGCCACCAACCGCGCTGGCTGTAAAGCCGTCGCTGCCGGGAACATACCAGCTGGCCTCGTACCAGCCGGGCTCTTCGGGAAAATAGTGCTTTCGATGAACTGGCCGGACAACGCTGTTCTCGATCGCCACGGCTTCGTTGACGAGCAAGCCTTCCGCTCGTACAGGTCTTGACGAAAGTATGGCCGGGATACCCAACCCGGCGAGGGCTTCGAGCCCCTTTTCGTGTGCGTCGATGCTTTGTTGGGAATGCTCGGCATCAAAAGCCGGTTGCTCGGCAATCCAGTGTCCGAATGGAAGTTCGTTGGTGATCAGGATATCCGGCCGTGCAGCGATGAGCCGGTCGGCGATGCCATCCCATTCCGCGCTATTTGCCTCAAGTGCCTCCGGCCATTCCACAAAAGCAACACGCATCTTGTTCTCACAATGGCGGATCGAGTGTTGACTGGCGGGGTCTGTCGTCGCGCAGACCGGATTCCGAAAAAAACGCCCGCTCAGGCGATGATGTCGGGGATGATGCGGTCTTCCAATGCGCTCAGCCGGTCCTTCAGCGCCAGTTTCTTCTTCTTCATGCGCTGGACCTGCAGCGGATCGCAGCCTGTGGCGATCATCGCGTTGATCGCCGCGTCGAAATCGGCGTGTTCCTGCTTCAAGCGTGCAAACTCGAGACGAATCTCGGCCTGTTCCTGTTCCGACATGTCCACCGTTCTGCTGGCTCCGGCGCCCATGCGCGCCTGATGGGCGGGGTCCACCGACATTCCGTCGACGGCGGGCTCGCATTATCACATTTCAGCGCTCGGTGGAATGCTACCACGTGGTATTCGACAAGGCGAAACAATGGTGGCACACTGTCATTTGGCCGTCACGCAGGCGCCCGCGGTGGACGCTGTTGCGACGGTCGCTGGCAAGAATATGAAAGGGAGATCCATTCATGTCTCTGGCGTCCCATCTTGAAGAGCTTCACCGGAAACACAGCGATATCGAACGCGAAATCGACGATGCGCTGCTGCATCCATCGGTGGATGATCTTGAGATCGTTTGCCTCAAGCGACGCAAGCTGGCCATTAAGGACGAAATCGAAAAACTGAAGGCCCAACCGACAACACACTGAAGCGGTTTCCTATCGCGGCGCTGCGGCGCTGACCTGCTCCCCCGGCGGCATTCGCCGCCGGCCAGAGCGGTGTAACATCAGGCATCCGGCGGCTCCAAGTCGATCGGACGGTGGGATTCAAGCCTAAACTTTCCCGTATTCGCCGTTTCGCCGTTGCCAGCCCTGCAACCGTGGCCGTCTGCTTTGTCGCCGGATGGGCGGCGAAATTGTCGCTGTTCGGCGATTTGACCGGCTGGGGCTGGTGCTTGCCATTGACAAGGCCGCCCGGCTCCTCCACCTCATGCCCGGACCCATTTCAGATGAGGCGACCGGCATGACCGGGTATTTTTCCTCCCCATTTCCGCGCCGGCAGTCGGTGGGTGTCGATGTCGGCGGCGTGATCGTCGGCGGCAGCGCCCCGGTCGTCGTGCAGTCGATGACCAACACCGATACGGCCGATATCGACCAGACGGTGGCGCAAGTGGCCGCGTTGCACCGCGCCGGTTCGGAAATCGTGCGCATCACCGTCGATCGCGACGAAAGCGCCGCCGCCGTGCCGAAGATCCGCGAACGGCTGGAGCGGCTTGGCGTTCATGTGCCGCTGGTTGGCGACTTCCACTATATCGGCCACAAGCTGCTGACCGATCATCCGGCCTGCGCCGAGGCGCTGGCGAAATACCGCATCAATCCCGGCAATGTCGGTTTCAAGGACAAGAAGGACAAGCAGTTCGCCGAGATCGTCGAGATGGCGATCCGCCATGAGAAGCCAGTGCGCATCGGCGTCAACTGGGGTTCGCTCGACCAGGAACTGCTGACGCGGCTGATGGACGAGAACCAGAAAAAGGGCTCGCCGCTGACGGCCAACCAGGTGATGCGCGAGGCCATCGTGCAGTCGGCGATCCTGTCGGCTGAACTCGCCGAAGAGATCGGGCTCGGCCGCGACAAGATCATCCTGTCGGCCAAGGTCAGCGGCGTGCAGGATCTTGTCGCTGTCTACACCATGCTGGCGACCCGCTCCGACCACGCGCTGCATCTGGGGCTCACCGAAGCGGGTATGGGCTCCAAGGGCATCGTCGCGTCGTCGGCCGCCATGGGCATTCTCTTGCAGCAGGGCATCGGCGACACGATCCGCATTTCGCTGACGCCTGAGCCTGGCGGCGATCGCACCCGCGAGGTGCAGGTGGCGCAGGAATTGCTGCAGACCATGGGTTTCCGCCAGTTCGTGCCGATCGTGGCGGCTTGCCCGGGTTGCGGGCGCACCACCTCGACCGTCTTCCAGGAACTGGCCCAGTCGATCCAAGAGGATCTGCGAAAGAACATGCCGGTCTGGCGCGAGAAATATCCCGGCGTCGAAGAGTTGAAGGTCGCGGTGATGGGCTGCATCGTCAATGGACCGGGCGAATCCAAACATGCCGATATCGGCATCTCGCTGCCGGGCACGGGCGAAACGCCGTCGGCACCGGTTTTCATCGACGGGCGCAAGGCGGCAACCTTGCGTGGACCGAACATCGCCGCCGACTTCGAGAAGATGGTCGCCGACTACATCGAACAACGTTTCGGCGGGCACGGCCAGGCGGCGGCCGAATAGCGCCGATGTGGCGCCTTGCCGGGGCAGCATTTTCCGTCTCCCTAGCGCTGCTGGTCGCCCCGGTGGCAAGAGCCGATCCGCCATACACGCATTCGGCGCAGAAGCGCCTGATCGGGCGGGTCTGCGACCTGATCGAGGCGCATGCCGGTGAGCAGGGACTGCCCAAGGACTTCTTCGCGCGGCTGATCTGGAAGGAAAGCCGCTTCGATCCGAATGCGGTGAGCCCGGTCGGCGCCGAAGGGATAGCTCAGTTCACGCCGGGCACGGCCAAGATGCGCGGGCTCGCCAACTCCTTCGACATCGAGCAGGCGATTCCGGCTTCCGCGAAATATCTGGCGGAGCTGAAGTCCGGTTTCGGCAATCTGGGGCTTGCCGCGGCTGCCTATAATGCCGGCGAGAACCGGGTGTCGCGCTGGCTGGGGTCCGGCGGATTCCTGCCGATCGAGACGGAAGAGTATGTGCTCGATGTAATGGGAGAGCCGGTCGACAAGTTTTCCGACAAGGCCTATGCCGGCGTTGTGCTTCCGCTTGATGCCAAGCGCGATTTCGCCGTCGCCTGCCGCCGGTTGCCGGTAAGCAAGGCAGCGACGGTGCCGATGGCGGCAATCCATGTGAAGCCGTGGGGCGTGCAGGTGGCCGGCAATTTCCGTCGACAGGCGGCTGTGCGCCAGTGGCAGCGGGTGC
The genomic region above belongs to Mesorhizobium terrae and contains:
- a CDS encoding 5-(carboxyamino)imidazole ribonucleotide synthase → MLAMAAARLGYRTIILEPQPDCPAAQVANRQIVAAYDDAAALAELAASCAVITYEFENVPVTAAEALAATRPVRPPARALQVAQDRVVEKEFLNGIGVATAAFHAVDSDADLAAALADFGGSGVLKTRRLGYDGKGQRVLRGGEPVEGLYAVMGGVPLILESLVSFEFEISMIAARGLDGSLVVFDPARNVHRNGILHTSTVPASVSVATADAAKQASMAIVSALDYVGVIGIEFFVLPDGGLLANEIAPRVHNSGHWTEAACTVSQFEQHIRAVAGQPLGDAGRHSDCVMQNLIGDDVAEVPALLAEPGLMLHLYGKEEARPGRKMGHFTRIRPFAN
- the pyk gene encoding pyruvate kinase; amino-acid sequence: MRRSRKVKILATIGPASSDEAMLKKLFEAGADVFRINMSHSDHDLMRTLVARVRSVEAAVGRPIGILADLQGPKLRVGKFANGKEELTVGQTFTLDDNPELGDATRVHLPHPEILRSVEVGHRLLIDDGKVELKAVKTDGRSIVTTVVVGTKISDKKGVSLPDTDLPVGALTEKDRRDLDAVLAAGVDWVALSFIQRPEDLAEARKIARGRALLLSKIEKPQAVARLAEIIELSDALMVARGDLGVEMPLEAVPGIQKQITRAARRAGKPVVVATQMLESMISAPVPTRAEVSDVATAVFEGADAIMLSAESAAGAYPVEAVATMNRIAERVERDPTYAGIINAQRSEPEATGADAISLAAREIAETLKLSAIVTYTASGTTGLRAARERPQVPIIALSPILATARRLSLLWGTHCVVSEDATDLDDMVERACRIASEQGFGKAGDRIIVTAGVPLRTPGSTNMLRIAYLGADGQK
- a CDS encoding DUF1036 domain-containing protein, translated to MASAGRQRTRKGLALLLPLLVLLAAPLVMASEARADFRVCNATQNLVGVGIGYRAKSGWITEGWWHIEGSTCKTLIEGPLSSRFYYLYAEDAERGGRWDGPISMCVAEKEFKIAGVTDCVARGFQRAGFQEYDTGEQASWMVQLTEQPTTEGAPATPASNGQNSQ
- the ykgO gene encoding type B 50S ribosomal protein L36, which codes for MKIKNSLKALKARHRDNQLVRRKGRIYIINKTAPRYKARQG
- a CDS encoding tetratricopeptide repeat protein — encoded protein: MRIFFAVCTALSLSIPVLPAIAADSTTETAAPQTREQRLDRLFSDLKHERNPKAAERIAGRIWAEWNRSGSASIDLMMQWSQKAIEDQKFDVALDFLDQVVTLDPKYAEGWNRRATAHFLMKNYAKSMADIEKTLELEPRHFGALSGMAQIMTETGRKQSALDAWQKVLDVYPMLRNAQDQVSKLSEDLAGEAI
- a CDS encoding YdcH family protein is translated as MSLASHLEELHRKHSDIEREIDDALLHPSVDDLEIVCLKRRKLAIKDEIEKLKAQPTTH
- a CDS encoding DUF1244 domain-containing protein — translated: MNDLSDEQKRDFEAAAFRRLLEHLRERTDVQNIDLMNLAGFCRNCLSNWYREAAEAKGVPLSKDQSREIVYGMPYAEWQAQHQTEASDAQKAAFATNRPKDH
- the ispG gene encoding flavodoxin-dependent (E)-4-hydroxy-3-methylbut-2-enyl-diphosphate synthase; its protein translation is MTGYFSSPFPRRQSVGVDVGGVIVGGSAPVVVQSMTNTDTADIDQTVAQVAALHRAGSEIVRITVDRDESAAAVPKIRERLERLGVHVPLVGDFHYIGHKLLTDHPACAEALAKYRINPGNVGFKDKKDKQFAEIVEMAIRHEKPVRIGVNWGSLDQELLTRLMDENQKKGSPLTANQVMREAIVQSAILSAELAEEIGLGRDKIILSAKVSGVQDLVAVYTMLATRSDHALHLGLTEAGMGSKGIVASSAAMGILLQQGIGDTIRISLTPEPGGDRTREVQVAQELLQTMGFRQFVPIVAACPGCGRTTSTVFQELAQSIQEDLRKNMPVWREKYPGVEELKVAVMGCIVNGPGESKHADIGISLPGTGETPSAPVFIDGRKAATLRGPNIAADFEKMVADYIEQRFGGHGQAAAE
- a CDS encoding N-formylglutamate amidohydrolase, with product MTRSTVFAPFDLIEGDRSRGIVLVADHARRDLPEEYGALGLPAAEFERHIAYDIGVEAVTRELAALVNAPAILANFSRLLIDPNRGEDDPTLIRQLYDGTVVPGNYPMSAEERARRLERFYRPYHDAVAAMIASVAEASGRAPFILSIHSFTPVMQGRTRPWHAGILWDLDDRAPRPIIEALAADKDLVVGDNEPYDGALRGDTMFRHAIVNGFAHALIEIRQDLIADQKGALAWAERLAPIVEVVNRQPDIQAVRMFGSRTGPL
- a CDS encoding lytic transglycosylase domain-containing protein, with translation MWRLAGAAFSVSLALLVAPVARADPPYTHSAQKRLIGRVCDLIEAHAGEQGLPKDFFARLIWKESRFDPNAVSPVGAEGIAQFTPGTAKMRGLANSFDIEQAIPASAKYLAELKSGFGNLGLAAAAYNAGENRVSRWLGSGGFLPIETEEYVLDVMGEPVDKFSDKAYAGVVLPLDAKRDFAVACRRLPVSKAATVPMAAIHVKPWGVQVAGNFRRQAAVRQWQRVQARFPVLLANVEPVVSRVRTPMGRRGVYAVRIGADDRHAANTICDKLHSVGGSCIVLRNR
- the purE gene encoding 5-(carboxyamino)imidazole ribonucleotide mutase, translated to MGSQSDWATMRHAAEILEVLEIPHKALIVSAHRTPDRLYDFAKGAKAAGFKVIIAGAGGAAHLPGMTAAMTPLPVFGVPVESKALSGQDSLLSIVQMPAGIPVGTLAIGKAGAANAALLAAAVLALNDTALAERLDGWRAGQTARVAVVPVDQP
- a CDS encoding YdcH family protein; translated protein: MSEQEQAEIRLEFARLKQEHADFDAAINAMIATGCDPLQVQRMKKKKLALKDRLSALEDRIIPDIIA
- a CDS encoding carbon-nitrogen hydrolase family protein, giving the protein MRVAFVEWPEALEANSAEWDGIADRLIAARPDILITNELPFGHWIAEQPAFDAEHSQQSIDAHEKGLEALAGLGIPAILSSRPVRAEGLLVNEAVAIENSVVRPVHRKHYFPEEPGWYEASWYVPGSDGFTASAVGGLTVGVMLCTDAMFNEHARSYGRQGASLIAIPRAAGTATENWLTAGKMAAIVSGGYVVSSNRVGRSRNGTVFGGTGFAFAPDGALLAVTNPSDPLQVIEIDPERASRQRSEYPCYVRG